In a genomic window of Phycodurus eques isolate BA_2022a chromosome 2, UOR_Pequ_1.1, whole genome shotgun sequence:
- the nudt19 gene encoding nucleoside diphosphate-linked moiety X motif 19 isoform X1 — MNTGLKHWKEAATLILAAGHRLGADSLSSPGVVCSQPGKNERRPPVTQRFDYNVLLLKRSRKSGFMPNAYVFPGGMVDSSDFSSEWLEVFKAFTNSRNFGLRSVKQPSETRPPIFATDRLKLGSPIPGDVAFRICALRETFEESGVLLFVSKKDELSLLKSLNDRRAADEVKHYRVNELCSGELSRWRTLVNQNPSNFVRMCRELEVVPNIWALHEWANWLTPAGRYSVKRFDTAFFMCCLEERPHAFQDQKEIQHLQWSTPSDILQNFQDRDLWIAPPQYYELSRMCRFPSLSDLHAFARRRGTDGCEQWLPVIFLQDDSYVSVLPGTCLIQCPPTHGYCVQIWLLFSAGDHLYPSNSSETTNVETPEGSESALHRFLISDPYCPHLQVNITPKYNHMLPLIGPLESKTPV; from the exons ATGAACACTGGACTGAAACACTGGAAAGAGGCGGCCACTCTCATTTTGGCCGCGGGTCACAGGCTCGGCGCGGACAGTTTATCCTCACCGGGTGTTGTGTGCTCCCAGCCGGGCAAAAACGAACGACGACCGCCAGTCACGCAGCGGTTTGACTACAATGTTTTACTCCTGAAACGAAGCAGAAAAAGCGGGTTCATGCCAAACGCCTATGTGTTCCCCGGAGGTATGGTGGACTCCTCCGACTTTTCCAGTGAGTGGTTGGAGGTTTTCAAAGCTTTTACGAACTCTCGGAATTTTGGCTTAAGGAGCGTCAAGCAACCATCGGAGACCAGACCGCCGATATTTGCTACTGACAGGCTCAAACTGGGCTCACCAATCCCGGGAGATGTTGCGTTCCGGATCTGTGCCTTGAGGGAGACATTCGAGGAGTCAGGCGTGCTGCTTTTTGTGTCCAAAAAGGATGAATTGAGTCTACTCAAGAGCCTTAATGACAGGCGCGCCGCTGATGAAGTCAAGCATTACAGAGTAAACGAGCTGTGCAGCGGCGAACTGAGCAGGTGGAGGACTCTGGTCAACCAGAACCCGTCCAACTTCGTCAGGATGTGCagggagctggaggtggtgccCAACATCTGGGCCCTCCACGAGTGGGCCAACTGGCTGACCCCAGCGGGACGATACAGCGTGAAGAGGTTTGACACGGCCTTCTTCATGTGCTGCCTGGAGGAGAGACCACATGCCTTCCAAGACCAGAAGGAAATTCAACACTTGCAG TGGTCGACGCCCTCAGACATCCTGCAGAACTTCCAGGATCGCGATTTGTGGATCGCCCCCCCGCAGTACTACGAGCTGAGTCGCATGTGCCGCTTCCCCTCGCTGAGCGACCTCCACGCGTTTGCCAGACGGCGCGGCACCGACGGCTGCGAGCAATGGCTTCCTGTCATCTTCTTGCAGGACGATAGCTACGTATCAGTGCTGCCAGGTACTTGTCTCATCCAGTGCCCCCCCACCCATGgatattgtgttcaaatatggcTTCTCTTCTCTGCAGGAGACCACCTGTACCCATCAAACAGTTCAGAAACAACTAATGTGGAAACTCCAGAAGGCTCTGAATCGGCACTACACCGCTTCCTGATCTCAGACCCTTACTGTCCACACCTGCAGGTCAACATCACACCCAAGTACAACCACATGCTGCCCCTCATTGGACCGTTGGAATCCAAAACCCCTGTGTGA
- the nudt19 gene encoding nucleoside diphosphate-linked moiety X motif 19 isoform X2 codes for MNTGLKHWKEAATLILAAGHRLGADSLSSPGVVCSQPGKNERRPPVTQRFDYNVLLLKRSRKSGFMPNAYVFPGGMVDSSDFSSEWLEVFKAFTNSRNFGLRSVKQPSETRPPIFATDRLKLGSPIPGDVAFRICALRETFEESGVLLFVSKKDELSLLKSLNDRRAADEVKHYRVNELCSGELSRWRTLVNQNPSNFVRMCRELEVVPNIWALHEWANWLTPAGRYSVKRFDTAFFMCCLEERPHAFQDQKEIQHLQWSTPSDILQNFQDRDLWIAPPQYYELSRMCRFPSLSDLHAFARRRGTDGCEQWLPVIFLQDDSYVSVLPGDHLYPSNSSETTNVETPEGSESALHRFLISDPYCPHLQVNITPKYNHMLPLIGPLESKTPV; via the exons ATGAACACTGGACTGAAACACTGGAAAGAGGCGGCCACTCTCATTTTGGCCGCGGGTCACAGGCTCGGCGCGGACAGTTTATCCTCACCGGGTGTTGTGTGCTCCCAGCCGGGCAAAAACGAACGACGACCGCCAGTCACGCAGCGGTTTGACTACAATGTTTTACTCCTGAAACGAAGCAGAAAAAGCGGGTTCATGCCAAACGCCTATGTGTTCCCCGGAGGTATGGTGGACTCCTCCGACTTTTCCAGTGAGTGGTTGGAGGTTTTCAAAGCTTTTACGAACTCTCGGAATTTTGGCTTAAGGAGCGTCAAGCAACCATCGGAGACCAGACCGCCGATATTTGCTACTGACAGGCTCAAACTGGGCTCACCAATCCCGGGAGATGTTGCGTTCCGGATCTGTGCCTTGAGGGAGACATTCGAGGAGTCAGGCGTGCTGCTTTTTGTGTCCAAAAAGGATGAATTGAGTCTACTCAAGAGCCTTAATGACAGGCGCGCCGCTGATGAAGTCAAGCATTACAGAGTAAACGAGCTGTGCAGCGGCGAACTGAGCAGGTGGAGGACTCTGGTCAACCAGAACCCGTCCAACTTCGTCAGGATGTGCagggagctggaggtggtgccCAACATCTGGGCCCTCCACGAGTGGGCCAACTGGCTGACCCCAGCGGGACGATACAGCGTGAAGAGGTTTGACACGGCCTTCTTCATGTGCTGCCTGGAGGAGAGACCACATGCCTTCCAAGACCAGAAGGAAATTCAACACTTGCAG TGGTCGACGCCCTCAGACATCCTGCAGAACTTCCAGGATCGCGATTTGTGGATCGCCCCCCCGCAGTACTACGAGCTGAGTCGCATGTGCCGCTTCCCCTCGCTGAGCGACCTCCACGCGTTTGCCAGACGGCGCGGCACCGACGGCTGCGAGCAATGGCTTCCTGTCATCTTCTTGCAGGACGATAGCTACGTATCAGTGCTGCCAG GAGACCACCTGTACCCATCAAACAGTTCAGAAACAACTAATGTGGAAACTCCAGAAGGCTCTGAATCGGCACTACACCGCTTCCTGATCTCAGACCCTTACTGTCCACACCTGCAGGTCAACATCACACCCAAGTACAACCACATGCTGCCCCTCATTGGACCGTTGGAATCCAAAACCCCTGTGTGA